One Schistocerca nitens isolate TAMUIC-IGC-003100 chromosome 1, iqSchNite1.1, whole genome shotgun sequence DNA segment encodes these proteins:
- the LOC126262901 gene encoding mediator of RNA polymerase II transcription subunit 28-like isoform X1, giving the protein MAATTNGNGNLVDEFEEAFQSCLNVLTKEETVPAMEKDEIKVEVDHTILRFIDLARQMEAFFLQKRFLLSALKPELVVKEDVTELRVELMRKEELIKRHYEKITVWQNMLADLQGWGKSPASSGIPNGTAQQPPQPPAAPNLQQQQQQQQQQQQQQQQQQQQQQQQQLQQQLHQQQQLQQQQLQQMQQQQQQQLQQQMQQQGMAGAGPLVFLPQGGGPPFPPQGPLQGPLAYLEKTTSNIGLSEGRR; this is encoded by the exons ATGGCGGCGACAACAAATGGTAATGGTAACTTAGTTGATGAATTCGAAGAAGCTTTTCAG TCATGTTTGAATGTACTTACGAAAGAGGAGACCGTGCCGGCTATGGAGAAAGATGAGATTAAAGTTGAAGTTGATCACACAATCCTGCGTTTTATCGATCTGGCCCGTCAGATGGAAGCATTTTTTCTACAGAAACGGTTTTTACTTTCAGCCTTAAAGCCAGAATTAGTTGTGAAAGAG GATGTCACAGAACTGCGTGTGGAGTTAATGCGCAAAGAAGAACTCATAAAAAGGCACTACGAGAAAATCACTGTCTGGCAGAATATGCTGGCTGACCTGCAGGGTTGGGGCAAGTCTCCAGCATCCTCAGGAATACCCAATGGTACAGCACAACAACCACCACAACCTCCAGCAGCCCCTAAtctccagcagcaacagcaacaacaacaacagcagcagcagcagcaacaacaacagcaacagcaacagcagcagcaacaattaCAGCAGCAGTTACACCAACAACagcagttgcagcagcagcagttgcaacaaatgcagcagcagcagcaacagcaacttcAGCAACAGATGCAGCAACAG GGTATGGCAGGTGCAGGCCCTCTGGTGTTTCTCCCACAAGGGGGAGGGCCACCTTTCCCCCCTCAGGGTCCGTTGCAGGGTCCACTGGCCTACCTCGAAAAGACGACGAGCAACATAGGGCTGTCGGAAGGACGGAGGTga
- the LOC126262901 gene encoding mediator of RNA polymerase II transcription subunit 28-like isoform X2, which yields MAATTNGNGNLVDEFEEAFQSCLNVLTKEETVPAMEKDEIKVEVDHTILRFIDLARQMEAFFLQKRFLLSALKPELVVKEDVTELRVELMRKEELIKRHYEKITVWQNMLADLQGWGKSPASSGIPNGTAQQPPQPPAAPNLQQQQQQQQQQQQQQQQQQQQQQQQQLQQQLHQQQQLQQQQLQQMQQQQQQQLQQQMQQQ from the exons ATGGCGGCGACAACAAATGGTAATGGTAACTTAGTTGATGAATTCGAAGAAGCTTTTCAG TCATGTTTGAATGTACTTACGAAAGAGGAGACCGTGCCGGCTATGGAGAAAGATGAGATTAAAGTTGAAGTTGATCACACAATCCTGCGTTTTATCGATCTGGCCCGTCAGATGGAAGCATTTTTTCTACAGAAACGGTTTTTACTTTCAGCCTTAAAGCCAGAATTAGTTGTGAAAGAG GATGTCACAGAACTGCGTGTGGAGTTAATGCGCAAAGAAGAACTCATAAAAAGGCACTACGAGAAAATCACTGTCTGGCAGAATATGCTGGCTGACCTGCAGGGTTGGGGCAAGTCTCCAGCATCCTCAGGAATACCCAATGGTACAGCACAACAACCACCACAACCTCCAGCAGCCCCTAAtctccagcagcaacagcaacaacaacaacagcagcagcagcagcaacaacaacagcaacagcaacagcagcagcaacaattaCAGCAGCAGTTACACCAACAACagcagttgcagcagcagcagttgcaacaaatgcagcagcagcagcaacagcaacttcAGCAACAGATGCAGCAACAG TGA